One Candidatus Peregrinibacteria bacterium genomic window, AAAAGCAGAACAAATTCTTCCCGATGTCCTCGAGAAATACCCAAAATTTGATGTGGTTTTTGTCGATCCACCAAGGGCTGGAATGCATCCAAAAGCAATGGAAATCCTCAAAAAAATCCCTTCAAAAAAAATGATTTTTATTTCGTGTAATCCCGCAACTCTTGCAAGAGATTTGAGGGAACTCAGAACTGCCGGCTGGAAACTCAAAAAAGTGCAGCCCGTTGATATGTTTCCACACACTCCGCACATCGAAACGGTAGCGCTTCTCGACGCACCGAAAAGTTTTTGATACACTCCGACCACACATGATTTTACTCCAATTCCTATGAAACGATTCCTCTTTCTTCTTCTTTCCGGAACACTTTTTCTCGGCGCATGTTCTTCTCCTTCCCCGAGTTCGAATATTCCGGAAAAAAAGTCAGTAACAAAAGATGAAGTTTCAGGAAAAGATGTTTACACAAATTCATTCCAAAAGTATTCGCTGGAAATACCATTGGCATATCGAAAAGCAATTATTGACAAAGATCTTGAGACAAATGTGAAGTTTAAAAAAAGTGCGAAGGAATATTTTTTCGTAAAAGTGAGCGAAGAACCGGAAAGTGAACAATATGAAGGAGTAGAGTCCAGTGGAGACACAATACTTGGAGGATTTCCAGCAAAGGTATATGTCATTGTTGACGAAAATTGCAAAGGAGATGATTGTGCTGTTCCTCCAAAAACAGTTGTGAGAACATACAAAAATGGAAAAATGTACGCAATGGAATTTTGGTACGTGAAAGAAATAAATGGAGTCAATGATGAGGTCATGAAAAGTTTCACTTTCCTAGAATAAAGATGGCATCAATCATTTCGGAATACTCCCAAATCTATCTCTCCTATTTGAAAGAATTGGTGAATCGCCGATCTGTTTTTGAAAATCCGGAGGACGCGAAAAAAACAATCGAATACGCAAAAAAAATATTCGAAGAGAACTTAGCAGAATATGAAATATATTTTGACGAAAAGCAGAATTGTATTGCTCGACCAAAAGAAATAGATCTTGCTCAGGATATTTTGTATCTGAATGCTCATATCGATACTGTAGGTGCAGAGGAAGCTGAATGGGATGCTCCATTTCATCCGTTTCAAGCATATGAAAATGAACATGAAATAGTGGGACGAGGCGTTTCAGATTGTAAGGCGGGCGTTGCGTGTGAACTTTTTCTCAGTTTTTTGGTGAAAGAAAAACTCATTCATCTGAAAAACACAGTTTTTACAATTACGTTCAAAGAAGAAGGTCCAGGAGAAAAAACAGCAACTTGTCTTGCGAAAAACATGGGAAGCGGTCTTCCCGTAAGCGAAAAGATGACCTACCTTCTGGTGCTAGAAAATAACGTGCGAGTGGAGAATCCTCCAGTTCTCTGCGCATACGCGGCAGAACGGGGAAATTTTGTGATTCGAATTACGGGGACAATTTTTGAGCTCCAAAAACATCTTCGAAAACTCACAAAATGGAATCCAATTGCCATTTTTCCAGAAAAGGAGCATGAGAAAGAAAATGCGGAAATTATTGAGCAAAAAGGTGGACATGTGTGCAGTGTGGAAAGAGCAGAAAATAAACTCACAAAGGTTCTTCTTGATGCCGAAGAAACGAGTATTCTCCACGCAGGAAAAAAAGAAAATATGGCAATTGTCCCTTCAAAAATTTTTGTGCAAAAAGGAAATGCTCCAGAGAAACATGTTCTCATGATTGGAAAGAGAAATTTCGATACGCTCGAAGAAACGCTTCATGAACTTCAAGGAATTCGGTATGAGGAAGTGAAAAACCTTTCTCGATCGGAAGGATTTGATGGAACAGGAAAATTTAGAGATGACAGAATTTCCAAAGTTTTCCATGAATGTGAAAAAACATCCGAAATAAAAATAGAATATACGCACAACATTGGCGGCTCTGATGCTTCGACAATTTTGAATAGTCTTCCAAAAAATCTTCTTCCAAATTTCTTGCCAATTGTGATGGGACCGGGGTCTCGGTCACAGCGTAATGCCATTCCACCAAGACTTACTCATGGAAAAAATGAAACGTTTGATAAAGAGAGTGGGGGAAAAGCGATATGTTTTATTACAGAAGTGCTTGAGAAGTCAGGATTTTTGGTAATGTAAAATGGAGTGTAAACAATGGTAAACAATCCTCTTGCATTCCCCTTCCTCTTTTTGCGATAATCTTACTCGGCTCTTTCAAAAAATTACAAAAGCGTCCCACGTGAGCAATCAACTCATGATTCTGTAGAATCAGACACGCTGAGAAAAGAACTCTCGACTGCAAATCGAGAAAGTAGAATCCTCCGGAGAAGTCCCGACTTGTCGGGAAGTCCGTTAAAAAAAGCACAATTAAGTTCCTCGATGAAAATTGGGGAGCGAGGTGGTACCGTTCAATATCCCGCAATGCGGGATGATGAGCCCTCGCGAGATGTATTTCTCGTGAGTATTTTTTTCGTGAAATGTAAAATTTTAAAGGTAAAATATAAAAATAATTTTTAATGTTTAATTTCTAATTTCTAAAAAAATCTTAATTTTTAAACATTTTGCCTTAGAATTTCTTTTTACATTTTACCTTTTGCATTTTACATTTCCTCATGAATCCCGCCTTCTACACGATCACCTGCGTTTCCTGCGGAAAAAATTGGAAAGAAGAAGAGACTTCCACAAAGTGTCTTGATTGCAACAGCGCGCTTGAGGTGATTTTTGACTACGATCATATTCAAACAAATTTGAATGAATACGTGCTCAAAAATGCGCCGCCTTCGGCGATGAAATATCTCGATTTCTACCCAATTAAAGATCGAAAAAAAATTGTGTCACTCCAGGAAGGAAATACTCCGCTCTATCACGCGAAAAAAATGGGAGAAAAACGCGGTCTTCCAAAACTCTACATCAAAAATGAAGGCGGAAATCCCACCGGAGTTTTTAAAGATCGCGGATCACTTGTGGAAATTACAAAAGCCCTGGAACTCAATGCAAAAGCAATTGTGGTCGCTTCTACTGGAAATATGGCGGCGAGCGTTTCAGCATACGCAGGAAAAGCAGGAATTCCATGTTATGTTCTTATTCCCGAAGGAACTCCCATTGGAAAACTTTCTCAAAGTCTCGCATATGGCGGAACGATCATTCAAATTCGCGGAACATATGCGGATTGCGTCCATCTTTCCGAGAAAATGGCGAAGAAATATGGCTATTATCTTGCAGGAGATTATGCTTTTCGCGGAACTGGTCACAAATCCATTGGATATGAAATCATTGAACAGCTTTCGTGGAAAGTTCCCGACATTGTCATTGTTCCCATGGGATGTGGAACAAATATTTCTGCAATTTGGAAAGGGTTTAAAGAATTTTTTGATCTCGGAATTGTGCAAAAAACTCCGCGAATGATTGGAGTGCAGCCAGAAAATTGTTCGACAATTGCTGCAGCATTTCTTCAAGGAAAAGATCGATATGTATATGTTGATAAGCCGAAAACTGTCTGTTCTGCAGTGGGAATTGGAGAACCTCAAGATGATATTAAAGCGCTCAGATGTCTTCGAGAAAGCGGTGGAACCGCCGTAACGATTGATGACGACACCGTGCTCGAAGCTCAGCAGGAAATGGCGGAATGCGCTTCCATTTTCACAGAACCTTCAGGAGCTCTTCCAATTGCAGTACTTGAAAAACTGAAAGAAAAGGGAGTGATCACCGAGAAAGATATCGTGGTGTGCGTGGCAACGGGAACAGGACTTAAAGATCCAAAATCCGCTGTTCTTATGCATGCAGAACCAATCACTGTGGAACCCAATATAGAAAGTGTTGATGCATTCTTAAAATCTGGAATGCAAAATGTTACCTCGGGAGGAACTCGTGGCAGAGCGGATGTTATTTTCCCAAAATATCCGGAGAAAGAAGAATTGAAAAAAGTTTTGAAAGAACTCTTTCATTTAGATCCAAAAAATGAACTTTTTGAAAAATTTCAAAAGGAATTTAAGGGATTTTTTGAAAAACGTGATGAAATGAAAAAATCCGAACTCCAACTCTTTGTGAATGAATTTATTGCGAATTTTGGAACAGAAGAAAAAGTTTTGATACTCGAGAATTTTAAGATCGAAACTTCTCTTCATGAAAAGGCAAAAGCGACTATTGAATGTACGTTTCAGGGAGAAAGATTTACGAATTCTCATCAAGGAGGTGGTCCAGTTGATGCCGCACTCAGCGCACTCAAAAAGGCAATTGAGCCAAAAACTGGTTTTAAAGTACACTTAAAAGATTACAACGTGACGATTCGAAATGGCGGAATTGATACAACGGTACAAGTAAATATTGTGGTACAAGATGCAGATGGGAATGAAGCGACAGGAACAGCGGCTTCACCTGACGTTATTGTCGGTTCTCTTGAAGCGTACGTGAATGGATTTAATCTTTTGTGGAACAAACAAAAAGGTTAAAATCATATCGTCAGGACAATGTTCTGTTTCTCATAAATTTTTAATTTTTCATTTTCTTTCTATGTCCCTCAAACAAATTATCGAGACCAAAATGGCTCCTGCCGCTATTGGTCCATATTCTCAGGGAATTGCTGCTGAGAATACGTTTTACATTTCCGGTCAGCTCGGAATTGATATGAATACCGGTGCACTCGGAACGACATTTAAAGAGCAAGCGACAAATGCGCTCTACAATATTAAAACTCTTGTAGAATCTGCGGGTTCTCGTCTCGATCGTGTGACGAAAGCAACGGTATACCTCACGGATATCAATACGTATCCGGAATTCAACACAGTTTACGAAGGCTTTTTTCAAGCGCAGCCTCCAGCGCGTGAAGTTGTTGGTGTTGCGGCCCTTCCAAAAGGCGCAATGGTAGAAATTTCTTGTACCGGATTTATTCAAGATTCCATGTAATCAGCAGTAAGCAGTCAGCGGTAAGCTGTCAGCTCATTTTGATTCTGACCGCTGATTGCTGACGGCTGACTGCTCTCCAATTTCTTTCTTTCTCAGCACTTTTTCATGCCGTATTTTAACTCTGTGGATCCCAAGCAAAATTTCCCAAAATTAGAACAAGAGATTGTTGAATATTGGGAAAAAAATGATATTTTCAGAAAAAGTATCGAATCCCGTTCTGAGAAAAATTCGTATGTATTTTACGATGGTCCGCCGTTTGCAACCGGACTTCCGCATTATGGACACATTCTCGCGGGAACGATAAAAGATGTCATTCCGAGGTTTTTTACCATGCGCGGAAAACGTATTCCAAGGCGATTTGGATGGGATTGTCATGGAATTCCTGTGGAATACCAAATTGAAAAAGAAAATAATATTGGCGGAAAGCCGGAAATTGAAAAAATGGGAGTGGGAAAATACAATGAACTCTGCAGAGGAATTGTTTTGAGATGCACAGAAGATTGGGAAAGAACCGTGACGAGAATGGGACGATGGGTGGATTTTCGAAATGACTACAAAACAATGGACGCGAATTTTATGGAATCCGTGTGGTGGGTATTTAAGTCTCTTTGGGACAAGGGCTTGATTTATGAAGGTGAAAAAGTCGTCGCGTATTCTCCAAAACTTGGTTCTCCACTTTCCAATTTTGAAGCGGGACTGAATTACAAAGATATTGATGATCCGGCGGTCACGATAAAATTTGAACTCAAAGATGAGCCTGGAACTTACATGCTTGCTTGGACAACGACGCCGTGGACGCTCCCACTAAACTTAAGTCTTGCGGTGAATCCGAATCTTACGTATGTGAAAGTGAAATTAGAAGTATTTAAGGGTGAGGATGAAAATAGTATTTATAAATCTTCAAGCAATGATATTGGAGAAGATGCCATTAAGAAACGTCCTGGAGGAAATGAAAATTTTATTCTTTCAGAAACTGTTTTTAATCAAAATATAGAAGATAAAGGATGGCTCAGACTGGCAGAAGTTGTCGAAAAATTTCCTGGGAAAAAACTCGTAGGAAAGGACTATTTGCCAATTTTCCCATTTTTCAAAGGTCATAAAAATGCCTTTCGTATCGCTCCTGCTGATTTTATCTCAGATGCAGAAGGAACAGGCGTGGTTCATATGGCCGCAACAGGAATGGATGATGTTCCTATTTTAGAAGAAGCTGGAATTGCACTTGTATATCCATTTGATGAAAATTGTTATTTCGATTTTTCAAAGGTGGAAACACATCCCGATGCGAAAAAAGAAATTGCTGAACTCACCGGAAAATATTTTCGATATGATCCAGAAGTTGCTGGCTCAGAAAAAGAAAATGCGAACGATTGGGTTCTTCAAAAACTCAAAGAATCCGGAGCTCTCGTGAAACGCGAACAAATTCGTCACAGCTATCCGCACTGCTGGAGAACAGATTCTGCACTTATGTATCGCGGAATAAATACTTGGTTCGTTCATGTAGAAAAAATCAAAGACCGCATGGTCGAACTGAATCGACAAATTCATTGGGTTCCTGAAGCCGTTGGACAGAAACGATTTTCGAATTGGCTTGAGAATGCGAAAGATTGGGCGATTTCACGAAATCGATATTGGGGAACTTCCATTCCTGTGTGGAAATGCACTTCTTGCG contains:
- a CDS encoding M20/M25/M40 family metallo-hydrolase; this translates as MASIISEYSQIYLSYLKELVNRRSVFENPEDAKKTIEYAKKIFEENLAEYEIYFDEKQNCIARPKEIDLAQDILYLNAHIDTVGAEEAEWDAPFHPFQAYENEHEIVGRGVSDCKAGVACELFLSFLVKEKLIHLKNTVFTITFKEEGPGEKTATCLAKNMGSGLPVSEKMTYLLVLENNVRVENPPVLCAYAAERGNFVIRITGTIFELQKHLRKLTKWNPIAIFPEKEHEKENAEIIEQKGGHVCSVERAENKLTKVLLDAEETSILHAGKKENMAIVPSKIFVQKGNAPEKHVLMIGKRNFDTLEETLHELQGIRYEEVKNLSRSEGFDGTGKFRDDRISKVFHECEKTSEIKIEYTHNIGGSDASTILNSLPKNLLPNFLPIVMGPGSRSQRNAIPPRLTHGKNETFDKESGGKAICFITEVLEKSGFLVM
- a CDS encoding threonine synthase; the encoded protein is MNPAFYTITCVSCGKNWKEEETSTKCLDCNSALEVIFDYDHIQTNLNEYVLKNAPPSAMKYLDFYPIKDRKKIVSLQEGNTPLYHAKKMGEKRGLPKLYIKNEGGNPTGVFKDRGSLVEITKALELNAKAIVVASTGNMAASVSAYAGKAGIPCYVLIPEGTPIGKLSQSLAYGGTIIQIRGTYADCVHLSEKMAKKYGYYLAGDYAFRGTGHKSIGYEIIEQLSWKVPDIVIVPMGCGTNISAIWKGFKEFFDLGIVQKTPRMIGVQPENCSTIAAAFLQGKDRYVYVDKPKTVCSAVGIGEPQDDIKALRCLRESGGTAVTIDDDTVLEAQQEMAECASIFTEPSGALPIAVLEKLKEKGVITEKDIVVCVATGTGLKDPKSAVLMHAEPITVEPNIESVDAFLKSGMQNVTSGGTRGRADVIFPKYPEKEELKKVLKELFHLDPKNELFEKFQKEFKGFFEKRDEMKKSELQLFVNEFIANFGTEEKVLILENFKIETSLHEKAKATIECTFQGERFTNSHQGGGPVDAALSALKKAIEPKTGFKVHLKDYNVTIRNGGIDTTVQVNIVVQDADGNEATGTAASPDVIVGSLEAYVNGFNLLWNKQKG